From a single Ornithorhynchus anatinus isolate Pmale09 chromosome 15, mOrnAna1.pri.v4, whole genome shotgun sequence genomic region:
- the EIF2S3 gene encoding eukaryotic translation initiation factor 2 subunit 3, producing MAGDESGVTLGQAHLSRQDLTTLDVTQLTPLSHEVISRQATINIGTIGHVAHGKSTVVKAISGVHTVRFKNELERNITIKLGYANAKIYQLDDPSCSRPECYRSCGSSTPDEFPTDIPGTKGNFKLVRHVSFVDCPGHDILMATMLNGAAVMDAALLLIAGNESCPQPQTSEHLAAIEIMKLKHILILQNKIDLVKESQAKEQYEQILAFVQGTVAEGAPIIPISAQLKYNIEVVCEYIVKKIPIPLRDFTSEPRLIVIRSFDVNKPGCEVDDLKGGVAGGSILKGVLKVGQELEVRPGIVSKDSEGKLMCKPIFSKIVSLFAEHNDLQYAAPGGLIGVGTKIDPTLCRADRMVGQVLGAVGALPEIFTELEISYFLLRRLLGVRTEGDKKAAKVQKLSKNEVLMVNIGSLSTGGRVSAVKADLGKIVLTNPVCTEVGEKIALSRRVEKHWRLIGWGQIRRGVTIKPTVDED from the exons ATGGCGGGCGACGAGTCGGGAGTGACGCTGGGGCAGGCGCATCTCTCCCGCCAGGATCTCACCACCCTG GATGTTACCCAGTTGACGCCTCTTTCCCACGAAGTCATCAGCAGGCAAGCCACTATTAATATAG GTACAATTGGGCACGTGGCTCACGGCAAATCGACAGTAGTAAAGGCCATCTCGGGAGTGCACACCGTCCGATTCAAGAACGAACTGGAGAGAAACATCACCATCAAGTTGGGCTACGCCAATGCCAAG ATCTACCAACTGGATGATCCCAGTTGCTCCCGGCCAGAATGTTACCGGTCTTGCGGCAGTAGCACCCCCGACGAATTTCCCACGGACATTCCAGGGACCAAAGGGAACTTCAAGCTAGTCAG GCACGTCTCCTTCGTGGATTGTCCCGGCCACGACATCTTGATGGCGACCATGCTCAACGGTGCCGCCGTCATGGACGCCGCTCTGCTTTTGATAG CGGGGAATGAGTCTTGCCCTCAGCCTCAGACCTCGGAGCATCTGGCGGCCATCGAAATCATGAAGCTGAAACACATTCTGATTCTACAGAATAAGATCGACCTGGTGAAAGAAAGCCAGGCCAAGGAGCAGTACGAGCAGATCCTCGCGTTCGTCCAAG GTACCGTGGCGGAGGGCGCCCCCATCATCCCCATCTCCGCCCAGCTCAAGTACAACATCGAGGTCGTCTGCGAGTACATCGTGAAGAAGATCCCCATCCCGCTCCGAGACTTCACGTCGGAACCCAGGCTCATCG tcaTTCGGTCCTTCGACGTCAACAAGCCCGGCTGTGAAGTGGACGACCTCAAGGGGGGCGTGGCCGGTGGTAGTATCCTCAAGGGGGTATTGAAG GTGGGCCAGGAGCTGGAAGTGCGGCCCGGGATCGTCTCGAAGGACAGCGAAGGGAAGCTCATGTGCaaacccatcttctccaagatcgTGTCGCTCTTCGCCGAGCACAACGACCTTCAGTACGCCGCCCCGGGAGGCCTCATCG GGGTCGGGACGAAGATCGACCCCACGCTGTGTCGAGCGGACCGGATGGTGGGCCAGGTGCTGGGGGCGGTCGGCGCCCTCCCCGAAATCTTCACCGAGCTGGAGATCTCCTACTTCCTCCTGCGAAGGCTGCTCGGAGTTCGCACCGAAGGAGACAAGAAGGCCGCCAAG GTGCAAAAGCTGTCCAAGAACGAAGTGCTGATGGTGAACATCGGCTCCCTGTCCACCGGCGGCCGCGTCAGCGCCGTCAAGGCCGACCTGGGCAAGATCGTCCTGACCAACCCCGTGTGCACCGAAGTGGGAGAGAAGATAGCCCTCAGCCGGAGGGTCGAGAAGCACTGGCG TCTCATCGGTTGGGGCCAGATAAGAAGAGGAGTCACCATCAAACCCACCGTGGACGAAGACTGA